From a single Pseudomonas cremoricolorata genomic region:
- a CDS encoding putative 2-dehydropantoate 2-reductase, with protein sequence MSSTWHILGAGSLGTLWACRLARAGKAVRLILRDEQALARYQAAGGLTLEEHGKRHHYAVPADTAQTAGPVHRLLVACKAYDAAPAVAALAPRLAADAELLLLQNGLGSQDEVAEQVPTARCIFVSSTEGAFRQAPFDVRFAGHGHNWLGDPRHPEPPPWLDELSDAGIPAQWSVDILTRLWRKLALNCAINPLTVLHDCANGGLLARLAEVDALCKELALLLQRCGQPAAADDLVGEVQRVILATAANYSSMYQDVHAARRTEVHYLLGHACRAATRHGLALPGLEQLHQRLVDTLQARGLPSV encoded by the coding sequence ATGAGCAGCACCTGGCATATTCTCGGCGCCGGTAGCCTCGGCACGCTGTGGGCCTGCCGCCTGGCACGGGCCGGCAAGGCGGTGCGCCTGATCCTGCGCGACGAGCAGGCACTGGCGAGGTATCAGGCAGCCGGTGGACTGACCCTGGAAGAACACGGCAAGCGCCACCACTACGCCGTACCCGCCGACACCGCGCAAACCGCCGGCCCCGTGCATCGCCTGCTGGTGGCCTGCAAGGCCTACGACGCCGCTCCGGCGGTGGCCGCCCTTGCACCGCGACTGGCGGCCGACGCCGAGCTGCTGCTGTTGCAGAACGGCCTGGGCAGCCAGGATGAAGTCGCCGAGCAGGTGCCCACGGCGCGCTGCATCTTCGTCTCCAGTACCGAGGGCGCGTTCCGCCAGGCGCCGTTCGATGTGCGCTTCGCCGGCCACGGCCACAACTGGCTGGGCGACCCTCGGCATCCCGAACCACCGCCATGGCTCGATGAACTGAGCGATGCCGGTATTCCGGCGCAGTGGAGCGTGGACATCCTCACTCGGCTTTGGCGCAAGCTGGCGCTGAACTGCGCGATCAACCCGCTGACGGTGCTGCACGACTGCGCCAACGGCGGGCTGCTGGCACGCCTCGCTGAGGTCGACGCCCTGTGCAAGGAATTGGCCTTGCTGCTGCAGCGCTGCGGCCAGCCAGCGGCTGCCGACGACCTGGTCGGGGAAGTGCAACGGGTGATTCTCGCCACAGCAGCCAACTACTCGTCGATGTACCAGGATGTACACGCAGCACGGCGCACCGAAGTCCACTACCTGCTGGGCCATGCCTGCCGCGCAGCCACCCGTCATGGGCTGGCGCTGCCAGGCCTTGAACAGTTGCATCAGCGCCTGGTCGATACCTTGCAGGCCCGCGGCCTGCCGAGCGTCTGA
- a CDS encoding YajQ family cyclic di-GMP-binding protein, which translates to MPSFDVVSELDKHEVQNAVDNAIKELDRRYDLKGKGSFEFKEKDKTVALTAEAEFQLEAMVEILRLALVKRKIDVKCLEVKDAYPSGKEMKQEAVFREGIDKDLAKKIVAHIKDAKLKVQAAIQGEQVRVTGKKRDDLQDAIAALRKEEFDMPLQFNNFRD; encoded by the coding sequence ATGCCTTCGTTCGACGTGGTATCGGAACTGGACAAGCACGAAGTGCAGAACGCCGTCGACAACGCCATCAAGGAACTCGACCGCCGCTACGACCTCAAGGGCAAAGGCAGCTTCGAGTTCAAGGAAAAAGACAAGACCGTCGCGCTCACCGCCGAGGCCGAGTTCCAGCTCGAGGCCATGGTCGAGATTCTTCGCCTGGCGCTGGTCAAGCGCAAGATCGACGTCAAGTGCCTGGAAGTGAAGGATGCCTATCCGTCGGGCAAGGAAATGAAGCAGGAAGCGGTATTCCGCGAGGGCATCGACAAAGACCTGGCGAAGAAGATCGTCGCCCACATCAAGGACGCCAAGCTCAAGGTCCAGGCCGCCATCCAGGGCGAGCAGGTACGCGTGACCGGCAAGAAACGTGACGACCTGCAGGACGCCATCGCGGCGCTGCGCAAAGAAGAATTCGACATGCCGCTGCAGTTCAACAACTTCCGCGACTGA
- a CDS encoding mechanosensitive ion channel family protein: MDLNAEVDQLVRQSQTWIPLIMQYSGRVLLAVVTLAIGWWIVNRITNRLGKLVGLRNSDLALQNFIATLANIVLKVLLMVSVASMIGIETTSFVAAIGAAGLAIGLALQGSLANFAGGVLILLFRPFRIGDWIEAQGVSGTVDSIQIFHTVLRTGDNKTVIVPNGGLSNGIITNYNRQPTRQVVFNVGVDYDADLQKARGVLLELAKDPRVLPDPAPAAVVSELGDSSITVSLRVWVKTPDYWSLMFMLNEQARDRLRAEGIDIPFPQRVIRVVQEPAAQ; the protein is encoded by the coding sequence ATGGATTTGAACGCTGAAGTCGATCAGCTGGTTCGCCAATCGCAAACCTGGATTCCCTTGATCATGCAGTACAGCGGCCGGGTGCTGCTGGCTGTGGTGACCCTCGCCATCGGTTGGTGGATCGTCAACCGCATCACCAATCGGCTCGGCAAACTGGTCGGGCTGCGCAACTCCGACCTGGCGTTGCAGAACTTCATCGCAACCCTGGCCAACATCGTCCTCAAAGTGCTGCTGATGGTCAGCGTGGCCTCGATGATCGGCATCGAAACCACCTCGTTCGTCGCCGCCATCGGTGCTGCCGGCCTGGCCATCGGCCTGGCGCTGCAAGGCAGCCTGGCCAACTTCGCCGGCGGTGTGCTGATTCTGCTGTTCCGGCCGTTCCGCATCGGCGACTGGATCGAGGCGCAGGGTGTCAGTGGCACGGTCGACAGCATTCAGATCTTCCACACCGTGCTGCGCACCGGCGACAACAAGACCGTCATCGTGCCCAACGGCGGCCTGTCCAACGGCATCATCACCAACTACAACCGCCAACCGACTCGCCAGGTGGTGTTCAACGTGGGTGTCGATTACGACGCAGATCTGCAGAAAGCCCGGGGCGTGCTACTGGAGTTGGCCAAAGACCCGCGTGTGCTGCCCGATCCGGCGCCCGCTGCAGTGGTCTCCGAGCTGGGCGACAGCTCGATCACCGTGTCGCTGCGGGTTTGGGTGAAAACGCCTGATTACTGGAGCCTGATGTTCATGCTCAACGAGCAGGCCCGTGACCGCCTGCGCGCCGAAGGCATCGACATTCCGTTCCCGCAGCGGGTGATCCGCGTGGTGCAGGAGCCGGCGGCGCAGTAA
- a CDS encoding MFS transporter has protein sequence MKPLLYITPARALAFGLTLALFELLTYLASDAVMPAMPAVVTELKASPGYIPHALNLYLLGGVLLQWLIGPLADRYGRRPLLLVGCLLFAAACLGTYWAHDIGVFNLLRLLQGVGLGFVVTVSYPALNEAFSEADAVRMMALLANIALLSPLLGPLLGTLMLQWLDWRWLFVAFAVGAVLTWALLYRLMPETLGVERRDGSRLPFTPVHLLPLMAAYGQLLRNRRFVAGSAALGLVGLPLIGWIGLSPVLLIHDEGLSTLAYALWQLPVFAGLIAGNLIINHIADRYPLNTLLRGALAPYLAGLCLLLLLTWALPAVPSVVAGMSLYALGLGIANAVLYRVTLYSSEQSKGLVSAMLGMITIALLGFGGALLAMLGAGESLLSFAVAASCAGALALWPLWQVIGGRPGQGAVTP, from the coding sequence ATGAAACCACTGCTGTACATCACACCCGCCCGCGCCCTGGCGTTCGGCCTTACCCTGGCGCTGTTCGAGCTGCTCACGTACCTGGCCAGCGACGCGGTGATGCCGGCCATGCCCGCGGTGGTCACTGAACTCAAGGCCAGCCCCGGGTACATTCCCCATGCCCTGAACCTGTACCTGCTCGGCGGCGTGCTGTTGCAATGGCTGATCGGCCCGCTGGCCGACCGTTATGGTCGACGCCCTCTGCTGCTGGTCGGCTGCCTGCTGTTCGCCGCAGCGTGCCTGGGCACCTACTGGGCGCATGACATCGGCGTGTTCAACCTGCTGCGTCTGCTGCAAGGGGTTGGCCTTGGCTTCGTGGTAACCGTCAGCTATCCCGCGCTGAACGAGGCCTTCAGCGAGGCCGATGCGGTGCGCATGATGGCCTTGCTGGCCAACATCGCGCTGCTCTCGCCGCTGCTTGGGCCGTTGCTCGGCACCTTGATGCTGCAGTGGCTCGACTGGCGCTGGCTGTTCGTTGCCTTCGCCGTCGGCGCGGTGCTGACCTGGGCACTGTTGTACCGACTGATGCCGGAAACCCTGGGCGTCGAGCGCCGCGATGGCTCGCGTCTACCGTTCACGCCCGTTCATCTGTTGCCGTTGATGGCGGCCTACGGGCAACTGCTGCGTAACCGGCGCTTCGTCGCTGGCAGCGCGGCGCTGGGCTTGGTGGGCTTGCCGCTGATTGGCTGGATCGGCCTGTCACCGGTGTTGCTGATCCACGACGAGGGCCTCAGCACCCTGGCCTATGCCCTGTGGCAGTTGCCGGTGTTCGCCGGTTTGATCGCCGGCAACCTGATCATCAATCACATTGCCGACCGGTACCCACTGAACACGCTGCTGCGCGGCGCACTGGCGCCGTATCTGGCCGGTTTGTGCCTGTTGCTGTTGCTGACCTGGGCGCTGCCTGCGGTGCCGAGCGTGGTGGCGGGCATGTCGCTGTATGCCCTGGGCCTGGGCATCGCAAATGCCGTGCTGTACCGCGTGACGCTGTATTCCAGCGAGCAGAGCAAGGGGTTGGTTTCGGCGATGCTGGGCATGATTACCATTGCCTTGCTCGGCTTCGGCGGCGCGCTGCTGGCAATGCTCGGGGCGGGCGAGAGCTTGCTGAGCTTCGCCGTAGCCGCCAGTTGCGCCGGAGCGCTGGCACTGTGGCCATTGTGGCAGGTGATCGGCGGTCGCCCGGGGCAGGGAGCGGTCACGCCCTGA
- a CDS encoding AmpG family muropeptide MFS transporter produces MSRKTWRAALAAYASPSTLVLLLLGFAAGLPYMLVFSTLSVWLREAGVARETIGYASLIGLAYAFKWVWSPLLDQWRLPLLGGMGRRRSWLLLSQILVVIGLIGMGLCDPQKHLSWLIALAVLVAFASATQDIAVDAYRLEIADDQRQAALAASYMAGYRVAALLATAGALFFAEWFGSTGFSYLHKAWTGTYVLFGLIMLPALFTTLVMREPPVPLRTQLSAARYGLGHQLASVFVLIILLVSVPASFTQMYNTDWASVVIGTASPLDLVMEDRAFLRLMLYGLLTWACLSSMGRRGLAPVLTPVNDFIHRYRWQALLLLGLIATYRMSDTVMGVMANVFYIDQGFTKDEIASVSKIFGLIMTLVGAGVGGLLIVRFGILPILFIGGAASAATNLLFVMLADMGPNLQMLIVTISLDNFSSGLATSAFVAYLSSLTNLKFSATQYALLSSIMLLLPRLMGGYSGVMVEKFGYHNFFLITALLGVPTLILIALQWRLESGPNKLEPVEKP; encoded by the coding sequence ATGTCCCGTAAAACCTGGCGCGCTGCGCTCGCTGCCTATGCCAGTCCATCGACATTGGTACTTCTGCTGCTCGGATTCGCCGCCGGCCTGCCTTACATGCTGGTGTTCTCGACCCTCTCGGTGTGGCTGCGCGAAGCGGGCGTGGCCCGTGAAACCATCGGTTATGCCAGCCTGATCGGCCTGGCCTACGCCTTCAAATGGGTGTGGTCGCCACTGCTCGATCAATGGCGGCTGCCGCTGCTTGGCGGCATGGGCCGACGTCGTTCGTGGTTGCTGCTCTCGCAGATCCTGGTGGTGATCGGGTTGATCGGCATGGGCCTGTGCGACCCGCAGAAACACCTGTCGTGGCTGATCGCTCTGGCGGTGCTGGTGGCCTTCGCCTCGGCTACCCAGGACATCGCCGTGGATGCCTACCGCCTGGAAATCGCCGACGATCAGCGTCAGGCCGCCCTGGCCGCCAGCTACATGGCCGGCTACCGGGTCGCGGCGCTGCTGGCCACCGCTGGCGCGCTGTTCTTCGCCGAGTGGTTCGGCTCCACCGGTTTCAGCTATCTGCACAAGGCCTGGACCGGCACCTACGTGCTGTTCGGCCTGATCATGCTGCCGGCCCTGTTCACCACCCTGGTGATGCGTGAGCCCCCCGTGCCGCTGCGCACCCAGCTGTCGGCGGCCCGTTACGGCCTGGGCCATCAGCTGGCCTCGGTGTTCGTGCTGATCATTCTGCTGGTGTCGGTGCCGGCCAGTTTCACCCAGATGTACAACACCGACTGGGCCAGCGTAGTGATCGGCACTGCCTCGCCGCTCGACCTGGTGATGGAAGACCGCGCATTCCTGCGCCTGATGCTCTACGGCCTGCTGACCTGGGCGTGCCTGTCGTCGATGGGCCGGCGGGGCCTGGCGCCGGTGCTCACGCCGGTCAACGACTTCATCCACCGCTACCGCTGGCAGGCGCTGTTGCTGCTGGGGTTGATCGCCACGTACCGGATGTCCGACACGGTCATGGGGGTGATGGCCAACGTCTTCTACATCGACCAGGGCTTCACCAAAGACGAAATCGCCAGCGTCAGCAAGATCTTCGGCTTGATCATGACCCTGGTCGGTGCCGGGGTCGGCGGTCTGCTGATCGTGCGCTTCGGCATCCTGCCGATTCTGTTCATCGGCGGCGCGGCGTCGGCAGCCACCAACCTGCTGTTCGTCATGCTCGCCGACATGGGCCCGAACCTGCAGATGCTGATCGTCACCATTTCCCTGGACAACTTCAGCTCGGGCCTGGCCACCTCGGCCTTCGTCGCGTACCTGTCGAGCTTGACCAACCTCAAGTTCTCGGCCACGCAGTACGCACTGCTGAGCTCGATCATGTTGCTCTTGCCGAGGCTGATGGGCGGCTATTCAGGGGTGATGGTGGAGAAGTTCGGTTACCACAACTTCTTCCTGATTACCGCCCTGCTGGGAGTGCCAACGCTGATCCTGATCGCCTTGCAGTGGCGTCTGGAATCCGGTCCGAACAAGCTCGAGCCGGTCGAGAAGCCCTGA
- a CDS encoding MGMT family protein, with the protein MLSDSLPAPDSAEARRTALYSVLGSVPPGQVVSYGQLAQLAGLGRAARWVGRTLGQLPNDTRLPWHRVLGANGRLSLPVGTPGGEEQRARLRAEGVNITHDRVDMALHGWRPMEHTS; encoded by the coding sequence ATGCTCAGTGATTCGCTCCCAGCGCCAGACAGCGCCGAAGCCCGACGAACGGCATTGTACTCTGTGCTCGGCAGCGTGCCGCCGGGCCAAGTGGTCAGTTATGGGCAGTTGGCCCAACTGGCCGGCCTTGGCCGCGCAGCGCGCTGGGTGGGCCGCACGCTGGGCCAGTTACCCAACGACACCCGCCTGCCCTGGCACCGGGTGCTCGGCGCCAATGGTCGCCTGAGCCTGCCTGTGGGTACGCCGGGCGGTGAAGAACAACGCGCGCGGCTGCGCGCCGAAGGAGTGAACATTACCCATGATCGTGTGGATATGGCACTGCATGGCTGGCGCCCCATGGAGCACACCAGTTAG
- a CDS encoding DUF481 domain-containing protein, producing MYSRALLSLVVASLSAPALADTVWMKNGDRLTGTIKVFDGGKLLLETKYGGSIALDWKQVKTLESDQQLLVKQDAYTGEHAKSLQPAEEGKVTLANGEAPKTVELASIEQILKPKPVVEDLVWKGRIDAALDYKRAEKDTDNYDIGFKTTARHGRWRHTAEGEYNRDTQNDVTTNDNWSAEYALDRFITDKWFWQGRFDYKRDHVEDLQRQRTVGTGPGYQFWDDELGAFSLGSLLNRTDYQYRDGGKDDFYSVALKWDYNRYLIGKRFEFFTNGELGKPLGSVADYSLDAELGLRYKLTDWASLNVKAEKNVISGTQDSDLDKTRYTAGFGVSW from the coding sequence ATGTATTCAAGAGCCTTGTTGTCTCTCGTGGTCGCCTCACTGTCTGCCCCTGCGCTGGCCGATACTGTCTGGATGAAGAACGGTGATCGCCTGACTGGCACCATCAAGGTCTTCGATGGCGGCAAGCTGCTGCTCGAGACCAAGTACGGCGGCTCGATCGCCCTGGACTGGAAGCAGGTCAAGACCCTGGAAAGCGACCAGCAGCTGCTGGTCAAGCAGGATGCCTACACCGGCGAGCATGCCAAGTCGCTGCAACCGGCCGAGGAGGGCAAGGTGACGCTGGCCAACGGCGAGGCGCCCAAGACCGTCGAGCTGGCCAGCATCGAGCAGATCCTCAAGCCCAAGCCGGTGGTCGAGGACCTGGTGTGGAAGGGTCGCATCGATGCAGCGCTCGATTACAAGCGCGCCGAGAAAGACACCGACAATTACGACATCGGCTTCAAGACCACCGCGCGCCATGGCCGCTGGCGGCACACCGCCGAGGGCGAATACAACCGCGATACCCAGAACGACGTCACCACCAACGACAACTGGAGCGCCGAGTATGCCCTCGACCGCTTCATTACCGACAAGTGGTTCTGGCAGGGCCGTTTCGACTACAAACGCGATCACGTCGAAGACCTGCAACGCCAGCGTACCGTGGGTACCGGCCCGGGCTACCAGTTCTGGGATGACGAGCTCGGCGCGTTCTCGCTCGGCAGCCTGCTCAACCGCACCGACTATCAGTACCGCGACGGCGGCAAGGATGATTTCTACTCCGTGGCCCTGAAGTGGGACTACAACCGCTACCTGATCGGCAAGCGCTTCGAATTCTTCACCAACGGCGAGCTGGGCAAGCCACTGGGCTCGGTGGCCGACTACTCGCTCGATGCCGAACTGGGCCTGCGCTACAAGCTGACCGACTGGGCCTCGCTGAACGTCAAGGCCGAGAAGAACGTCATCAGTGGCACCCAGGACAGCGACCTCGACAAGACCCGCTACACCGCAGGTTTCGGCGTCAGCTGGTAA